The stretch of DNA GCGAAGGCGCATGGTGCGTGAGGCCTCGGGATCGTTGCCGACGGGGACGGAGGTCAGCACCTTTTGCGAGGAGAGCGTACGGACGATCGATTGGACATCGCGCGGGGTGAATCCGCGGTGCACCTGCGTCGTGAGTGGCCCCTGCTCCTGGTGAAAAATTGCGACCAGGGCGGCCTCAGCGGGTAATCCGTTGACGACGGAGGTGAGGGTGCGTTGCAGGTGCGTTTCAGCGGCAGCTTTTTTTTCTGGTTCGGCTGGAGGACTCATCGACCTCTATGCAGGATGTTCCCGACTACGCAGGGGGCGACCATTTGTTCCGGTCTGGATGACTCCGCTGGTGAGTCATGGCCCGCAGCATGTTCGGAACATGGTGCTCGTTATAGGTTGTGCGCTCTCGGCGGTGAATGGCGAGCGTCGGTCGGCATTGTAGCAGCCGGATCAAGGTAACTCAAGGAAGCATCTGCATTCGAAGCACATAGGACTCATAGTGTATGGCACGGTCCATGGATCCTCCCATCGCCAGGCTATACGCCATCTGGCGGCCAGTCTCGGCTCTCGGTCGCTAGTCCGGGTTGATGATCGTGGGGGGGCGCTGGGGATGGTCGTGCCGTTCCACGCGGGTATGTTCCACCACCAGGATCATGTTGAGGAGGCTACTCACGAGGCTGATGACGAGGGCGCCCCAGAAAGAGGCCCCGAATCCCACAACGGTAAACCCTTTGACCAGTGCGGCGGTCAGTTGGAGCAGGAGGGCGTTGATTACCACCATGAACAGGCCGAGCGAGACGACGATCAGCGGGAGTGCCAGCAGGTAGAGCAGCGGCCGGATCAGCGTATTCAGTACCGTCAGCACAAGCACGGCTGCCAGACCGGCGCCGAAGCTTTCCGATTCGATGCCGGGTACGATCGTCACGGCGAGAAAGACGGCCAGCCCCATCACCAGGACCCGCATGACAAAGGGGCGGAGGCTGCTCGTGCTGCTTGCGCTGTGCTGACTGCTCTGTAGCTCAAACACTCGCATGGGGCGCTATTGGGCCTCTTTGGGTTTGGAGTCCGAGTAATGGACTTCCGTGGCGGTCAGGCCGTCGGTGCCCTTTTCGGCTTCGATGACCACGCGGTCTCCCACCTGCGGCGGGCTCTTCGGGCGGCGAAGGTTCCGTACCTTATATTGGGTCTTGTCCGTGATTCGTACCGACACGACCTGACCCTTGGGGGTTTTGACCTCGATGTGAGTCGCGTCGATAGCGGCCACGACGCCGAGCACATGCTGTCCGCTCCCATGGGCGGCTACCCCGGCCGGGGCGCAGATCAGAAGGAACGCGGCAATGAAGAGTCGAAGGAATGTCACGGGTCGTCCTTTCGTTGACGGATTAATGATGATGGGCGCCGACAGCCTTGGAGGCAGCGGCATCGTCTCCGCCCAGGAACTGGTCGATCAGGGCCTCTTCCTGGAGTTCTTTCCTGGTTTTTGGATTCAAGCCGGCCATTTCCTGCAATTCTTCTTCGGTCACGCTGGGGAGGTGGCGGATGAAGTGCACGAGTTGCCAGCTACCGCTGTCTTTCGCCGGATCACCGCTTCCCCAGCCGGGCATCGCGGTGAAGCGAATCCCGTTCTGGATGATGAAGAACAATTCTCCGTCGGACATAGTCTGAGTGTCTCGCAGGCGCAGGTCGGGCGCTTTGGGGTACACATTTTTGCCGATGACGGTGTCTCCACTACCATTGTTGGCATGGCATGAGGCGCAATGATCGGCGAAGTGGGCGAGAGCGTCCTTCATCAGTTCCTGCGTGATGGGTAGGGGATTGCGGAGCTGTCGATTCTCGAAGGGAATGGCCAGGTGCCGGAGTTGTCTGGCGATCAGCACTTCCAGCTCGTTCGGTTCGGCCTTGGCGCTAAACCCGGTGCTATAGGACTGATATCCGAACCACCCGAGGATTCCCAAGGTGGCCAGGAAGCCGATCATCAGCAGTCCGCAAAGTTTCTTCATGAGAGACAAACCTTCCAGTCTAGGCACAACGCCCTTTACCACTATACCGTCTCGATCGAATGAATGCCAATCACACCAGACTCGAGAGGATGTGTGTCGACTGTGCTCAGAAGGTTGCGAAAAAACTCTGTTCGGCCCTGGTGGTCGTCATGGGCAGCGAAGTGTCCGATGCCCAGGAACATCCCGCTAGGTAGATTGGGTCGCAGGCGTGAACAGGCGTAGCAGCAAGATGGCCGTCAGCGGCACATACATCAGCAGGCCGGTGGTGCCTTGAAGCGTTTCGCCGATCCAGAACGTCATCGCCAGATTAAAGGCCAGCACTCCGTAATAGAGTCCGCCACCGATCAGCAGGCGATGGGTGGTAGACGGACGGTGTGCCGGCAAGGGCTGGTGCAAGCGCCGGTCCAGCGGGAAGTAGATCAACAGGGAGATCGCGCCGACGACCGCCCAGCCGAGATAGTTCGCCATCGGGACGCCGAAATGCACGCCAGGGTCGGGATAATAGTAAATCTTTCCCAGAAACCAGCGGTCGCCTCGCAGCGCCACCGGATCGATCACCATATCGATGAAGGCGAAGAGCAGCACCGTCAGGGTGAATACCGGCCAACTTGTCCGGAGCGGCAGAGTGAACGTCAGATCGGGAAGTCGCGGTATAGTGCCGGCGCGCGAACTCGATTGGACCGGCAGCAGCAACAAGAGCGCCAGGCAATAACTGGCGAACAGTAGGAACGAGAACGAAATCGAGTCCATGAAGGGGATATTGGAGAAGTAGAGCTCCTGCCCGACCGTAGAGCCGTTGTAAAAGTACCAGCCGAAGGGGATGCCGTTACGGGTGGAGGAATATTCGCAGACGAAGGCGGTGATCCAGCTGACGAGCCAGAAGCGCCAGGTCCGCGGCCAGCCGATCAACGCAACGGCTGAAACCAGAAAGGCAGCGAGGAAGGCAAAGACGTAGGGGCGGAGCAGGATAGTGTTAAAGAAAAGGAGAGGGATTTCCATCGGAGGATCAACGGATGCTCAAAAAAGTCACGCTCTTTCGCCGTGGGTCTGTGGAGGATCTTGTCGAGCCGGGAACGTCGATGGAGGCCTGTTTCAGCATCGGATTACACATAGCCATGTGATCGGAACCACTGCACGGCTTTCTCCAAGGCAGTCTCGACCGGTGTTTGGGGCAGGCCGAGTTCCCGGATCGCTTTGCCGCAGTCGTAATGCATCTTGTATTTGGCCATCTTCACGCCTTCGAGCGGAATGCGCGGGGGCACACCCGTGAGGTTCGAGATCCATTGATTTGCATACGCCAGCGGCAGAATGGCAAGGCGCGGCAACTTGATGGTGGGGGCCTTCACCCCGGTGATGCGGCTCAGAATCTGGAACACTTCGTTGAGGAGCAGATTCTTGTTACCGAGAATGTAGCGTTCGCCTTGCCGGCCTTTCTGCATGGCGAGCAGGTGGCCTTGGGCCACGTCGTCCACGTCGATCAGGTTCATGCCGGTTTCGATGTAGGCGGGCATGCGGCCTTTCATGAAGTCCACGATGATCTGGCCGGTGGGGGTGGGCTTCACATCGGCTTCGCCGACCGGCGCGCTGGGGTTCACGATGACGACCGGCAGGCCTTCGCGCGCGAGTGTCAGCACTTCCTGCTCGGCCAAATATTTTGACCGTTTGTAATGGCCGGCCATCTGCGCCAGCGATACCGGCGTCTCTTCGGTTCCTAATCCGCCGCCCGGCGGCAGGCCGATCGCGCCGATGGTGCTGCAATAGACGGTCCGTTCGATGCCGACCTCGCGAGCCGCTTCCAGCAGGCTTCGCGTGCCGGTGACGTTGATGTCGTAGAAGATCGAAGGGTCTTTCGCCCACAGGGCATAATGGGCCGCGACATGGTAGAGCTGCCGGCAACCGGCTAAGGCTTGTCGGAGGGACTCGATGTTGCGCAAGTCTCCATCAACCTGCTCGACCGGTAGTCCGGCGAGGTTCTGAAGATCTGCGCCCTTCCGGGAGAGCACGCGAACCTCGACACCGGTCTTGACCAGGGCCCGCGCCACGGCTCCGCCGACAAAACCCGTTGCGCCGGTCACGAGTACTTTCATGATGGGGAGCTGATGGCCAATGGCCGATGGCGTATGGCAGGAAGAGGAGCTGTCAGACTATCAGCCATAAGCTATCAGCTATAGGCTCTTCAATTTTTCCGCGAGGTGATGTACCGGGCCAACTCGCGGAGTGGATCGGCTTTCGTGCCGAAGGAGGCGAGCCGGTCGTTGGCACTGGTGACGCAATCTTCCGCCAGTTGCCTGGCTCCTTCGACGCCGTAAAACGTCGGGTAGGTTTTTTTGCCGCGTTGGGCGTCGGTGTTGGGATTCTTGCCGAGCTCCTCGCGCGTGCCGGTGACGTTCAACACATCGTCGGCGATTTGGAAGGCCAGGCCGATCTGTTCAGCGTAAAAGGTCAAGTCGTCGAGTTGCGTAGGTGTCGCCCCGGCGGTGATGGCACCCATCCGTACAGCGGCTCGAATGAGCATGCCGGTCTTATGTTTGTGGATGGACTGCAACGTAGCGAGGTCGATGTCCTTGTTTTCGGCCTGAATGTCGAGGACCTGCCCACCCACCATGCCGAGGTTACCGGACCCGACGGCTAGTTCCCGGATCAATTGGACCTGTTGCGCGGCATCGAGATGGTGCTCGGTATTCGCTCGGACGCAGAGTTCAAACGCCATGGTCAACAGCGCATCGCCGGCCAGGATGGCCATCGCTTCGCCGTAGACCTTGTGGTTCGTCGGTTTCCCGCGGCGGAAATCGTCATTGTCCATCGCCGGGAGATCATCGTGAATGAGGGAATAGGTATGGATCAGTTCCAATGAGGATGCGACAGGCAAAACGGCCTTCCCTGCATTGCCGACTGCTTCGGCTGCGGCGATGGCGAGAATAGGCCGGACCCGCTTCCCGCCCGCGAACAGGCTATAGCGCATGCTTTCGTGCAGGGTCGTGGGCATGGTCTCGGCACTCGGGATGACCGATTGCAGATACTGGTCCACTTCCTCGCGTTTCCGTTCGAGGTACCGGCGGATGTCCAGACCGGTCGGGGTAAGTTGGCCTGCGGGGCTCATGTCCGAGTGCTCAAGGGGCTGTGCGTTTTCATGTGCGCGAGAGAGTAACAAAGGGGTTCGCGGAGTGTCAAACGGGGGGAGAAGAGAGGGCCAGCGTGCGAGCGAGCATGGTGAGCTGATCACAATATGTGATCAGCTACTTGTGTTGACATCGAACGGAACCGGCCTGTCGAGGCCGTGTGGGCTTCCCGGAGCGGTGGTCGCTGCCTCTTCGTGATGCCGACGGATGGCGATTTTTCAAGAGTCATGAGCGTTCTCGAGCGAGGATGAGTCATAACTCGCCTGACGTAGTTGCTGCTGAACCTTATCGCATAGATGAGGCTGGCACCGTAGATCATTATTTCAACCGCGAGTACTCTGTAGGGTAGGGTCCTAGGCGCCGTCCTCAGGAGGTCGGCAAGTCTGTTACCTTGGATTGACGCGAGTCAGCAAGAGGCATAGAGTAAGCCTCACACTGAGGCGTGCGGACCGTGGGTACTCAGACTGCCAAACAAAAGATCCTTGAGGCTGTTGAGCGGTTGCCAGACAATGCGACGCTCGAAGATGCCATTGAACGGCTCTGCTTTCTCTCAAAGGTAGAGGAAGGGCTCCGTCAATCTCATGCCGGCGAGATGATCCCCCACCAGGATGCCGTTCGCCAACTGCTCGGATGACCCTCCTTTGGACACGTCGGGCCATCGCTGACGTTCAGGCCATCAAACAATTCATTGCCAAAGATTCTCCGCATGCCGCTCAATTGGTGACGCAACGACTCGTGGCTGCAGTGGACCGCTTGATCTTATTTCCTCAGTCGGGGAGGATTATGCCTGAACTTGCCGATCCACAGATCCGTGAAGTTGTTCAAGGCTCGTATCGCATTGTCTATCGTTTGATCGAGAAGCAAGTACATGTTTTGACTGTGCACCATGCGGCTCGCCTGTTTCCTCTTGGGCAATAGGCCGCATTCACCATAATCTACCACCTGATCCGACCGGTTTCTTGGTCTCTTCCCAAGGAAGTCGCCTGGCGTTCTTCTCGTCCTTTTTTCCCTCGGGAGGGTGGCTTGGGGGGACCACCAGGCCACCCTCCCTCCTCTCCCTCCTTGTTTTTTCTTGGACCCCTTCGCTATACTTCCGCGTTATGAGTATTCGCAAAGCAGCTGGCGAGTGGGAGCCCATGTTGCTGGGGATCGAACCCCGCAACTGCAAAGTCTGCCAGCAGGGCCTCTATCGCGATAAGACGATGTTACGCGGGGGATGGTCGCGCTGCGCGGTATGTGATGAGTTTGTGCACTATAGTTGCCTGGCTAGTGGGCGGATCAGCTTCCTGAAGCAGCGTCCGCGCATTTGCAAAACCTGCCGGACTGCCGAGGAGCAGGCGAAGCAAGTTGCTCCGTCGCCCTCCAGCCAACCCGCGCCAGTCGGGTCATGACCCTCTTACTCGATCCGCAGGAACGATCCACCAGACCGGTTTGGCACGTCTACTTTTCCCACACCCTTCGCTACGTGCTTGCGCCGCTCCTGTTTGTCACCAGCGGGTTCTTCACAGCCAATTTCATCGTGAGCGGGCACTACACCTGGCCTCGCACGAGCCGGGTCTTTGTGCTGACCCTTACGCTGCTGATTCTCGCCTACGAGTTCATTTACAAAGACCACACGGTTCGATCGACCACGCCGGATCGAGCCTTCAACGCCGTGCTGTATTCCTGTATGATTCCCTACGCCCTTGGGGTGCTTCTGATGCTGGGGTTGGCGAAACTGTGACAGGATGTTGAAAAAGAGCGCCGGCTTTTCGCGCAACCGCCGTGAAGCGTGAAACGTATCTTGCTGGAAGTAGTGCGTCCGTCTGACGGCCGATAGCTGAAGCACCTACGCCTGCGCTCGATTGCTTGTTTTACGCTATTCGCTCTTTGGGTCATTCCATAGGTGGTTATGGGACAGCGATTTCAAAGCGGTGCCTTTGTGCAACAGTGTTTCGCTGTTCATCCCTTGTGCCTGTCGTTGAAGCGGCTCGACGAGCAGGGGCGACTCATTATCGCCTGCACCTCTTGCCGTATGATGCATCAGATGGTGTCGGACCAAGTGGTGGCGCGGGTGGCGGCGGTGCCGGTTGATGGGGACCTGTCAGGTGCGAAGGGGCTCCCGACGGCAAAAGAACTATTAGCCGCCTGTCTTGAGGCGCACCCCGTCTCGGTTACGATTCGCGAACTGGATGTCATCCGCGACAGCGTGGGCCTTCGCTGTG from Nitrospira sp. encodes:
- a CDS encoding DUF5666 domain-containing protein, with the translated sequence MTFLRLFIAAFLLICAPAGVAAHGSGQHVLGVVAAIDATHIEVKTPKGQVVSVRITDKTQYKVRNLRRPKSPPQVGDRVVIEAEKGTDGLTATEVHYSDSKPKEAQ
- a CDS encoding c-type cytochrome codes for the protein MKKLCGLLMIGFLATLGILGWFGYQSYSTGFSAKAEPNELEVLIARQLRHLAIPFENRQLRNPLPITQELMKDALAHFADHCASCHANNGSGDTVIGKNVYPKAPDLRLRDTQTMSDGELFFIIQNGIRFTAMPGWGSGDPAKDSGSWQLVHFIRHLPSVTEEELQEMAGLNPKTRKELQEEALIDQFLGGDDAAASKAVGAHHH
- the hpnA gene encoding hopanoid-associated sugar epimerase — its product is MKVLVTGATGFVGGAVARALVKTGVEVRVLSRKGADLQNLAGLPVEQVDGDLRNIESLRQALAGCRQLYHVAAHYALWAKDPSIFYDINVTGTRSLLEAAREVGIERTVYCSTIGAIGLPPGGGLGTEETPVSLAQMAGHYKRSKYLAEQEVLTLAREGLPVVIVNPSAPVGEADVKPTPTGQIIVDFMKGRMPAYIETGMNLIDVDDVAQGHLLAMQKGRQGERYILGNKNLLLNEVFQILSRITGVKAPTIKLPRLAILPLAYANQWISNLTGVPPRIPLEGVKMAKYKMHYDCGKAIRELGLPQTPVETALEKAVQWFRSHGYV
- a CDS encoding phage holin family protein, translating into MRVFELQSSQHSASSTSSLRPFVMRVLVMGLAVFLAVTIVPGIESESFGAGLAAVLVLTVLNTLIRPLLYLLALPLIVVSLGLFMVVINALLLQLTAALVKGFTVVGFGASFWGALVISLVSSLLNMILVVEHTRVERHDHPQRPPTIINPD
- a CDS encoding carotenoid biosynthesis protein, producing the protein MEIPLLFFNTILLRPYVFAFLAAFLVSAVALIGWPRTWRFWLVSWITAFVCEYSSTRNGIPFGWYFYNGSTVGQELYFSNIPFMDSISFSFLLFASYCLALLLLLPVQSSSRAGTIPRLPDLTFTLPLRTSWPVFTLTVLLFAFIDMVIDPVALRGDRWFLGKIYYYPDPGVHFGVPMANYLGWAVVGAISLLIYFPLDRRLHQPLPAHRPSTTHRLLIGGGLYYGVLAFNLAMTFWIGETLQGTTGLLMYVPLTAILLLRLFTPATQST
- a CDS encoding type II toxin-antitoxin system RelE/ParE family toxin — its product is MTLLWTRRAIADVQAIKQFIAKDSPHAAQLVTQRLVAAVDRLILFPQSGRIMPELADPQIREVVQGSYRIVYRLIEKQVHVLTVHHAARLFPLGQ
- a CDS encoding polyprenyl synthetase family protein, whose protein sequence is MSPAGQLTPTGLDIRRYLERKREEVDQYLQSVIPSAETMPTTLHESMRYSLFAGGKRVRPILAIAAAEAVGNAGKAVLPVASSLELIHTYSLIHDDLPAMDNDDFRRGKPTNHKVYGEAMAILAGDALLTMAFELCVRANTEHHLDAAQQVQLIRELAVGSGNLGMVGGQVLDIQAENKDIDLATLQSIHKHKTGMLIRAAVRMGAITAGATPTQLDDLTFYAEQIGLAFQIADDVLNVTGTREELGKNPNTDAQRGKKTYPTFYGVEGARQLAEDCVTSANDRLASFGTKADPLRELARYITSRKN